In Myxococcus stipitatus, the following are encoded in one genomic region:
- a CDS encoding WYL domain-containing protein, whose product MSNVHERLRRLLFLVPYVSKHPGVTVEALARALNVSREDLLEELDLLTCVGRPPFNPDDYIDIYVDNDRVYVDLDQRLFAPPRLTAGEAAALAASAELLRPASGDALQSALQKLERVLPPQVRERYREMYRKIDASAEAPQALGPLTRAILERLEVTFGYASPGRAAEPRRVRPYELLSHRGQWYLQGFCHTRQDSRLFRLDRMEDIVITETPFVLPPDARADVPNPARSRSEDSVRVRFSPVAAPYVKERFGQDARPLADGGVEVLVAGDSERWLTQWVLSFGGEAEVVEPVSARAAVARAARASIGL is encoded by the coding sequence ATGAGCAACGTCCACGAGCGGCTTCGCCGCCTGCTGTTCCTGGTTCCGTACGTGTCCAAGCACCCGGGCGTCACGGTGGAGGCGCTCGCTCGCGCCCTCAACGTCAGCCGCGAGGACCTGCTGGAGGAGCTGGACCTGCTCACCTGCGTGGGCCGGCCCCCGTTCAACCCCGACGACTACATCGACATCTACGTGGACAATGACCGCGTCTACGTGGACCTGGACCAGCGGCTGTTCGCGCCGCCCCGGCTGACGGCGGGAGAGGCCGCGGCGCTGGCCGCCTCGGCGGAGCTCTTGCGCCCGGCCTCCGGAGATGCGCTCCAGAGCGCCCTCCAGAAGCTGGAGCGCGTGCTGCCTCCCCAGGTGCGGGAGCGCTACCGCGAAATGTATCGAAAGATTGATGCCTCCGCGGAGGCGCCCCAGGCGCTGGGGCCGCTCACCCGGGCCATCCTCGAGCGGCTGGAGGTGACGTTCGGCTACGCCAGCCCCGGCCGCGCCGCCGAGCCTCGCCGGGTGCGGCCTTATGAGCTGCTCAGCCACCGGGGACAGTGGTATCTCCAGGGCTTCTGTCACACCCGCCAGGACTCCCGCCTCTTCCGGTTGGACCGCATGGAGGACATCGTCATCACCGAAACGCCGTTCGTCCTCCCGCCCGACGCCCGGGCGGATGTCCCCAACCCGGCTCGGAGCCGCTCCGAGGACTCCGTGCGTGTGCGTTTCTCACCCGTGGCGGCACCCTACGTGAAGGAGCGCTTCGGGCAGGACGCCCGGCCGCTCGCGGATGGTGGGGTGGAGGTCCTGGTCGCGGGGGACAGCGAGCGCTGGCTCACGCAGTGGGTGTTGTCGTTCGGCGGCGAGGCGGAGGTGGTGGAACCGGTCTCCGCGCGAGCCGCCGTTGCCCGGGCGGCGCGTGCATCGATAGGATTGTAG
- a CDS encoding FHA domain-containing protein gives MPFQLTISEGKDAGKEFVFDQDSVLIGRTSECDVVLYDPGVSRRHCRLFLDGDAYSVEDQGSANGTLLNGSAVQTQALEDGDKLTLGPVTFVFTLMTAESSTGEEELPAGAEDGANSTRIVSVDALKRQRNKGVALAPDGADENALEEMRQGATRNNLRALRPAGGSGSGSRSAVPASEPAAIERAGNSSPAPRRPPPRENSAPVRARPQANAGASGLSAAERARIRRESPGLVASAKLFWADASNAVRGGVVGGGVAVVLGIFGLLYWLVLSGSDTGPVGEEPAILTRQPIRDSFGLGPDVTWPRADMKIFEWEYTAATRAVVILHYQAQGISKDEVMVSVNGVDVGKVPPDTLASQDRALEMMIPSQHLKKGEPNRIVFDNTKNPPGEDPWRIWNVWVESALLPELLPEELVRQATESYKRGRKNNDTPDIGARNRYEAWKSFREAWLMLEAHPEPKPDLYYEAQERMKAAQQELDRTCAKLLLEVEGYYNQGNYKGASATLDHVKQYFPEYDQPCATRAENKRSEYGL, from the coding sequence ATGCCTTTCCAGCTGACGATCTCCGAGGGAAAAGACGCCGGCAAGGAGTTCGTCTTCGACCAGGACTCCGTGCTCATCGGTCGTACGTCCGAATGCGACGTCGTCCTGTACGACCCCGGTGTGTCCCGCCGCCACTGCCGCCTGTTCCTCGACGGAGACGCCTACAGCGTCGAGGACCAGGGCAGCGCCAACGGCACCCTGCTCAACGGCTCCGCCGTGCAGACCCAGGCCCTGGAGGACGGTGACAAGCTGACCCTGGGGCCGGTGACCTTCGTCTTCACCCTGATGACGGCGGAGTCGTCCACGGGTGAGGAGGAGCTGCCGGCCGGCGCGGAGGACGGCGCGAACAGCACGCGCATCGTCTCCGTGGATGCCCTCAAGCGGCAGCGCAACAAGGGCGTGGCCCTGGCTCCCGACGGCGCGGACGAGAACGCGCTGGAGGAGATGCGTCAGGGGGCCACGCGCAACAACCTGCGCGCGCTGCGGCCCGCAGGAGGCTCGGGCAGTGGTTCCCGCTCGGCCGTGCCCGCGTCGGAGCCCGCGGCCATCGAGCGCGCTGGGAATTCCTCGCCCGCGCCCCGCCGTCCCCCTCCTCGGGAGAACTCGGCGCCCGTGCGCGCGCGTCCCCAGGCCAACGCCGGAGCGAGCGGCCTGTCCGCCGCGGAGCGTGCCCGCATCCGCCGTGAGTCCCCGGGGCTGGTCGCGAGCGCCAAGCTGTTCTGGGCGGATGCCAGCAACGCGGTGCGCGGCGGCGTGGTGGGTGGCGGCGTCGCGGTGGTGCTGGGCATCTTCGGCCTCTTGTACTGGCTGGTGCTGAGCGGCTCGGACACCGGGCCCGTGGGCGAGGAGCCCGCGATTCTCACCCGGCAGCCCATCCGCGACTCGTTCGGCCTGGGCCCGGACGTGACGTGGCCCCGCGCGGACATGAAGATCTTCGAGTGGGAGTACACCGCCGCCACCCGGGCCGTGGTCATCCTCCACTACCAGGCGCAGGGCATCTCCAAGGACGAGGTGATGGTCAGCGTCAACGGCGTGGACGTGGGCAAGGTGCCTCCGGACACGCTGGCCAGCCAGGACCGCGCGCTGGAGATGATGATTCCGTCCCAGCACCTGAAGAAGGGCGAGCCCAACCGCATCGTCTTCGACAACACCAAGAATCCGCCGGGCGAGGACCCCTGGCGCATCTGGAACGTGTGGGTCGAGAGCGCGCTCTTGCCCGAGCTGCTCCCCGAGGAGCTCGTGCGTCAGGCCACCGAGTCCTACAAGCGTGGCCGCAAGAACAACGACACGCCGGACATCGGCGCCCGCAACCGCTACGAGGCGTGGAAGTCCTTCCGCGAGGCATGGCTGATGCTGGAGGCCCACCCGGAGCCCAAGCCGGACCTCTACTACGAGGCCCAGGAGCGCATGAAGGCGGCGCAGCAGGAGCTGGACAGGACGTGCGCCAAGCTGCTGCTCGAGGTGGAGGGCTACTACAACCAGGGCAACTACAAGGGCGCCTCCGCCACCCTGGACCACGTGAAGCAGTACTTCCCCGAGTACGACCAGCCCTGCGCCACCCGCGCCGAGAACAAGCGGTCGGAGTACGGGCTGTAG
- the acnA gene encoding aconitate hydratase AcnA: protein MTDSFGTKSKLQVGSATYDFFSLSKLAKAHPSVERLPFSLKVLLENLLRNEDGRVVKREHVEKMLAWDPKATPDVEISFHPARVLLQDFTGVPAVVDLAAMREALASMGGDPGKINPRNPADLVIDHSVQIDSFATTAAFKENAELEFERNRERYAFLRWGQSAFKGFGVVPPDIGICHQVNLEYLAQVTFRQGSTVYPDTLVGTDSHTTMINGLGVVGWGVGGIEAEAALLGQPITMLIPQVVGFKLTGKLPAGATATDLVLTVTQMLRKKGVVGKFVEFYGSGLKGLSLPDRATIANMAPEYGATIGFFPVDEESLNYLRFTGRPEAAVALTEAYAKEQGLWRKDDAQDPLFSDTLELDLATVVPSLAGPKRPQDRVPLKDMKAGYEKSLVEMLAAGKSKGEDDEGGGKAKAPAAEVPPERLAQTVTVKNGRESYQLGHGAVVIASITSCTNTSNPAVLVGAGILAKKAVERGLNPKPWVKTSLAPGSRVVTEYLRDAGLLPYLEAVGFHVVGYGCTTCIGNSGPLTEPVANAVVEGDLVVAAVLSGNRNFEGRINPHVRMNYLASPPLVVAYALAGEVGLDLDKEPLGTDPNGRPVFLKDIWPTNEEIQTLIRSAVKPEQFRHQYAHAMEGDALWQQLPVGKGSTFQWDAKSTYVRKPPFFENLPKEPKATQDIKGARVLALLGDSVTTDHISPAGNIAKTSPAAKYLMAEGVEPKDFNSYGARRGNHEVMVRGTFANIRLKNLLVPGVEGGVTVHIPTRERMSIYDASMKYQADGTPLVVLAGAEYGTGSSRDWAAKGTQLLGVKAVIAKSFERIHRSNLVGMGVLPLQFEAGQDAQSLGLTGHETFEITGVAQDLAPQKKLTVKATGEGGTKEFTAVCRIDTPNELDYYRHGGILQFVLRQLAKA from the coding sequence ATGACCGACAGTTTCGGTACGAAGTCCAAGCTCCAGGTGGGCTCGGCGACCTATGACTTCTTCAGCCTGAGCAAGCTGGCCAAGGCACATCCTTCGGTGGAGCGGTTGCCGTTCTCCCTGAAGGTGCTCTTGGAGAACCTGCTTCGCAACGAGGACGGTCGTGTCGTCAAGCGGGAGCACGTCGAGAAGATGCTCGCGTGGGACCCCAAGGCCACCCCGGACGTGGAGATCTCCTTCCACCCCGCGCGCGTGCTGCTCCAGGACTTCACCGGCGTGCCCGCCGTGGTGGACCTGGCCGCGATGCGTGAGGCGCTGGCCTCCATGGGCGGTGACCCCGGGAAGATCAACCCGCGCAACCCCGCCGACCTGGTCATCGACCACTCGGTGCAGATCGACTCCTTCGCCACGACGGCGGCCTTCAAGGAGAACGCCGAGCTGGAGTTCGAGCGCAACCGTGAGCGGTACGCGTTCCTCCGCTGGGGCCAGAGCGCGTTCAAGGGCTTTGGCGTCGTTCCGCCGGACATCGGCATCTGCCACCAGGTCAACCTCGAGTACCTGGCGCAGGTGACGTTCCGCCAGGGCTCCACCGTGTACCCGGACACGCTGGTGGGCACCGACAGCCACACCACGATGATCAACGGCCTGGGCGTGGTGGGCTGGGGCGTGGGCGGCATCGAGGCGGAGGCCGCGCTGCTCGGCCAGCCCATCACGATGCTCATCCCGCAGGTGGTGGGCTTCAAGCTCACCGGCAAGCTGCCCGCGGGCGCGACGGCGACGGACCTGGTGCTCACCGTCACGCAGATGCTTCGCAAGAAGGGCGTGGTCGGCAAGTTCGTGGAGTTCTACGGCAGCGGCCTCAAGGGCCTGTCCCTGCCGGACCGCGCGACCATCGCCAACATGGCGCCCGAGTACGGCGCGACCATCGGCTTCTTCCCGGTGGACGAGGAGAGCCTCAACTACCTGCGCTTCACCGGCCGCCCCGAGGCCGCCGTGGCCCTCACCGAGGCGTACGCCAAGGAGCAGGGCCTGTGGCGCAAGGACGACGCGCAGGACCCCCTCTTCAGCGACACGCTGGAACTGGACCTGGCCACCGTGGTGCCCAGCCTCGCGGGCCCCAAGCGCCCGCAGGACCGCGTCCCGCTCAAGGACATGAAGGCCGGCTACGAGAAGTCGCTCGTGGAGATGCTGGCCGCGGGCAAGAGCAAGGGCGAGGACGACGAGGGTGGCGGCAAGGCCAAGGCCCCCGCGGCGGAAGTGCCGCCCGAGCGGCTGGCGCAGACCGTCACCGTGAAGAACGGCCGTGAGAGCTACCAGTTGGGCCACGGCGCGGTGGTGATTGCCTCCATCACCTCGTGCACCAACACCTCCAACCCGGCGGTGCTGGTGGGCGCGGGCATCCTGGCGAAGAAGGCCGTGGAGCGCGGCCTCAACCCGAAGCCCTGGGTGAAGACCAGCCTGGCGCCGGGCAGCCGCGTCGTCACCGAGTACCTGCGTGACGCGGGCCTCTTGCCCTACCTGGAGGCCGTCGGCTTCCACGTCGTCGGCTACGGCTGCACCACCTGCATCGGCAACTCCGGTCCGCTGACGGAGCCTGTCGCCAACGCCGTCGTCGAAGGCGACCTGGTCGTCGCCGCGGTGCTCTCCGGCAACCGCAACTTCGAGGGCCGCATCAACCCGCACGTGCGCATGAACTACCTGGCCAGCCCGCCGCTGGTGGTGGCGTACGCGCTGGCCGGCGAGGTGGGGTTGGATTTGGACAAGGAGCCGCTCGGCACGGACCCGAACGGACGCCCGGTGTTCCTCAAGGACATCTGGCCCACCAACGAGGAGATCCAGACCCTCATCCGCTCCGCGGTGAAGCCCGAGCAGTTCCGCCACCAGTACGCGCACGCCATGGAGGGCGACGCGCTCTGGCAGCAGCTGCCCGTGGGCAAGGGCTCCACGTTCCAGTGGGACGCCAAGTCCACCTACGTGCGCAAGCCGCCCTTCTTCGAGAACCTGCCGAAGGAGCCCAAGGCGACGCAGGACATCAAGGGCGCGCGCGTGCTGGCGCTCCTGGGTGACTCCGTCACGACGGACCACATCTCGCCCGCGGGCAACATCGCGAAGACGAGCCCGGCCGCCAAGTACCTGATGGCCGAGGGCGTGGAGCCCAAGGACTTCAACTCCTACGGCGCGCGCCGCGGCAACCACGAGGTGATGGTGCGCGGCACCTTCGCCAACATCCGCCTGAAGAACCTGCTGGTTCCCGGCGTGGAGGGTGGCGTCACCGTGCACATCCCCACCCGCGAGCGGATGAGCATCTACGACGCCTCCATGAAGTACCAGGCGGACGGCACGCCGCTGGTGGTGCTGGCCGGCGCCGAGTACGGCACGGGCTCCAGCCGTGACTGGGCCGCCAAGGGCACGCAGCTCTTGGGCGTCAAGGCCGTCATCGCCAAGAGCTTCGAGCGCATCCACCGCTCCAACCTCGTCGGCATGGGCGTGCTGCCGCTGCAGTTCGAGGCGGGCCAGGACGCGCAGTCGCTGGGCCTCACCGGCCACGAGACGTTCGAAATCACGGGCGTCGCGCAGGACCTGGCGCCGCAGAAGAAGCTCACCGTGAAGGCCACGGGCGAGGGCGGCACCAAGGAGTTCACGGCGGTGTGCCGCATCGACACGCCCAACGAGCTCGACTACTACCGCCACGGCGGCATCCTGCAGTTCGTGCTGCGCCAGCTCGCGAAGGCGTAG
- a CDS encoding HD domain-containing protein, translated as MPTLEDAIALAVEAHRGQRDKAGQPYVLHPLRLMLKLETEEERTVAVLHDVVEDTPWTLERLRERGYPEPVLRALEGLTRRKDESYEAFIERLRPDALARRVKLADLEDNMDVRRLTAVTAKDTERLARYRAAWARLREP; from the coding sequence ATGCCCACGCTTGAAGATGCGATTGCGCTCGCGGTGGAGGCGCATCGCGGACAGCGGGACAAGGCGGGCCAGCCCTACGTGCTGCACCCGCTGAGGTTGATGCTGAAGCTGGAGACGGAGGAGGAGCGCACCGTCGCCGTCCTTCACGACGTGGTGGAGGACACGCCCTGGACGCTGGAGCGCCTGCGCGAGCGCGGCTATCCGGAACCGGTGCTGCGCGCGCTGGAGGGCCTCACCCGGCGGAAGGACGAGTCCTACGAGGCCTTCATCGAGCGGCTGCGCCCCGACGCGCTGGCGCGCCGGGTGAAGCTCGCGGACCTGGAGGACAACATGGACGTGCGCCGGTTGACGGCGGTGACGGCCAAGGACACCGAACGGCTCGCCCGCTACCGCGCCGCCTGGGCGCGGCTGCGAGAGCCCTGA
- a CDS encoding WYL domain-containing protein produces the protein MDRTERILDLVALLLDAREPISWAELREHFPADYGGSDDAAERKFERDKAELVELGFPLTYVQGDDERRDGYIVDRDAYYLPEADLTKEELAVLYAAGSAALASGVFPGRDDLAHALRKIGFFAGQSLPTPRVRMELGAVQEGQVKEVSARLEQLWDACAARKWVEISYASPKHPNATHRRVDPYGLALRRGVWTLVGHCHLRGGLRTFHVHRVRELKVNTARPRTPDFQVPEDFSLDNHVAYFPWQHRFHEPLEVVLRLSGPLAARASGLFPGATLEPKGEGLTLAKLRVSFLDGLARFCLSLGADCVVEGPESARSRLREMAARVANRHADALEGKVTA, from the coding sequence ATGGACCGCACCGAACGCATCCTCGACCTCGTGGCCCTCTTGCTCGACGCGCGCGAGCCCATCTCATGGGCCGAGCTGCGCGAGCACTTCCCCGCTGACTACGGAGGCTCGGATGATGCCGCCGAGCGCAAGTTCGAGCGGGACAAGGCGGAGTTGGTGGAGCTGGGCTTCCCCCTCACCTACGTCCAGGGCGATGACGAACGCCGCGACGGCTACATCGTCGACCGCGACGCCTACTATCTGCCAGAGGCGGACCTGACCAAGGAGGAGCTGGCCGTGCTCTATGCCGCGGGCTCCGCGGCGCTGGCGTCCGGCGTCTTCCCGGGCCGCGATGACCTGGCGCACGCGCTGCGCAAGATTGGCTTCTTCGCGGGCCAGTCGCTGCCCACGCCCAGGGTCCGCATGGAGCTGGGCGCGGTGCAGGAAGGACAGGTGAAGGAAGTCTCCGCCCGCCTGGAGCAGCTCTGGGATGCGTGCGCCGCGCGCAAGTGGGTGGAGATCTCCTACGCCAGTCCCAAGCACCCCAACGCCACCCACCGCCGCGTGGACCCGTATGGCCTCGCGCTGCGCCGTGGCGTCTGGACCCTGGTGGGGCACTGCCACCTGCGGGGTGGGCTGCGCACGTTCCACGTGCACCGCGTCCGTGAGCTGAAGGTCAACACCGCGCGCCCGCGCACGCCGGACTTCCAGGTGCCGGAGGACTTCTCGCTCGACAACCACGTGGCGTACTTCCCGTGGCAGCACCGCTTCCACGAGCCGTTGGAAGTGGTGTTGCGCTTGTCGGGACCGCTGGCGGCGCGTGCCTCGGGGCTCTTTCCCGGCGCGACGTTGGAGCCGAAGGGCGAGGGGCTCACGCTCGCGAAGCTGCGGGTGAGCTTCCTGGATGGACTGGCGCGCTTCTGTCTCTCGCTGGGCGCGGACTGCGTCGTGGAGGGGCCGGAGAGTGCCCGGTCCCGGTTGAGGGAGATGGCCGCGCGGGTCGCCAACCGTCACGCGGACGCGCTGGAAGGCAAGGTGACCGCATGA
- the proB gene encoding glutamate 5-kinase, with the protein MSHSGRNALRAAKRVVVKIGTNALTHATGRFNREHFEALGRDLLWAAQGRELVVVSSGAIALGVERLGLSARPRDIPGKQACAAVGQSRLMQAYEDVFGGQGQAVAQVLLTHEDMRDRRRYLNVKHTLERLLSAHVVPVINENDTVSVDELKFGDNDTLAGLVAGVVEADALVLLSDVDGLHTADPRRDANAKLLETVEEVTPEVLALAGGTSSGVGTGGMATKVRAASSAAEQGIRSVVTSGAVPGRLRAVLGGEAVGTLFEPTGARRGSRAAWIAHALRPLGTLRVDAGARDAIVQGKRSLLPSGVRSVEGDFDRGDPVDLADESGEVFARGLASYDAQELRRIAGRRTSDIESVLGYRYLDEAVHRDDLAVL; encoded by the coding sequence GTGAGTCACTCGGGACGTAACGCCCTGCGCGCCGCGAAGCGCGTGGTGGTGAAGATCGGCACCAACGCCCTCACCCATGCCACCGGCCGCTTCAACCGCGAGCACTTCGAGGCGCTGGGCAGGGACTTGCTATGGGCGGCCCAGGGCCGCGAACTGGTGGTGGTCTCCAGCGGCGCCATCGCCCTCGGCGTGGAGCGGCTGGGCTTGTCCGCTCGCCCTCGCGACATCCCAGGCAAGCAGGCCTGCGCCGCGGTGGGGCAGAGCCGGCTGATGCAGGCCTACGAGGACGTCTTCGGAGGGCAGGGACAGGCGGTCGCCCAGGTGCTCCTCACCCACGAGGACATGCGCGACCGTCGGCGCTACCTCAACGTGAAGCACACGCTGGAGCGGCTCCTGTCCGCACACGTGGTGCCGGTCATCAACGAGAACGACACCGTCTCCGTGGACGAGCTGAAGTTCGGCGACAACGACACCCTGGCGGGACTGGTGGCGGGCGTGGTGGAGGCGGACGCGCTGGTCCTCCTCTCCGACGTGGATGGACTGCACACGGCGGACCCTCGCCGGGATGCGAACGCGAAGCTGCTGGAGACGGTGGAGGAGGTGACGCCCGAGGTGCTCGCGCTCGCGGGAGGCACGTCGAGTGGCGTGGGCACTGGCGGCATGGCGACCAAGGTGCGCGCCGCCTCGAGCGCCGCGGAGCAGGGCATCCGCAGTGTCGTCACCTCGGGCGCCGTGCCCGGCCGGCTGCGCGCCGTGCTGGGCGGCGAAGCCGTGGGCACCCTCTTTGAGCCCACCGGGGCACGCAGGGGTTCTCGCGCCGCGTGGATCGCCCATGCGCTGCGGCCGCTCGGCACGCTTCGAGTGGACGCGGGCGCACGCGACGCCATCGTTCAAGGCAAGCGCAGCCTGCTGCCCAGTGGCGTGCGGAGCGTGGAGGGAGACTTTGATCGCGGCGACCCCGTGGATCTGGCGGACGAGTCCGGCGAGGTGTTCGCGCGAGGTCTCGCGTCCTATGACGCCCAGGAACTCCGGCGCATCGCGGGGCGGCGCACCTCCGACATCGAGTCGGTCCTGGGCTACCGCTACCTGGATGAAGCCGTGCACCGCGACGACCTGGCGGTGCTCTAA
- a CDS encoding phospholipase D-like domain-containing protein yields MRDLEAMSRTAAVSGEDEADSHVAQASGPRVRRGMEGPSVPGLDVEHSLEVSPEGERSPPWSSGVSPLLLARYYLPRGHVVSRGNSCVLLRDGVEAYPAMLEAIRGARRYIRLETYMFITDAVGELFGQALAEAAGRGVHVKVLYDAVGSWTSRKGFFEALRQRGVDIRPFKPFSLARGWRHLVRRDHRKILVVDGEVAFTGGVNISAHWAPEGQGAGWRDDVLRIEGPAVHALERRFLATWRMMFQDRFHRFARGLHRWRKRPMGRGHVGVAVLSSRRGIHRAYLHAIQRARHSVLIAAAYFVPDRRLVAVLRDAARRGVEVRLLLNARSDHPLLEFISRTFYEKLLGAGVRIFEWQRGVLHAKTAVVDGAWGTVGSFNLERLSLAFNHEVNAVFADPRLGRTLEASFREDCTGCREVTLAEFRRRPLWRKLLERVLLALRERL; encoded by the coding sequence ATGCGCGACCTGGAGGCGATGAGCCGGACGGCGGCTGTGTCGGGAGAGGACGAGGCGGACTCCCACGTCGCCCAGGCTTCGGGCCCCCGTGTCCGGCGCGGCATGGAGGGGCCCTCTGTTCCGGGGCTCGATGTGGAGCACTCCCTGGAGGTGAGCCCGGAAGGGGAGCGGTCACCGCCGTGGAGCTCTGGCGTCTCCCCGTTGCTGCTCGCGCGCTACTACCTGCCGCGTGGCCACGTGGTGTCTCGCGGCAACTCCTGCGTGCTGCTGCGCGATGGCGTGGAGGCGTACCCGGCGATGCTGGAGGCCATCCGTGGCGCCCGGCGCTACATCCGCCTGGAGACGTACATGTTCATCACCGACGCCGTCGGTGAGCTGTTCGGCCAGGCGCTCGCGGAGGCCGCCGGGCGCGGCGTCCACGTGAAGGTGCTCTACGACGCGGTGGGCTCGTGGACCAGCCGCAAGGGCTTCTTCGAGGCGCTGCGCCAGCGTGGGGTGGACATCCGTCCCTTCAAGCCCTTCAGCCTGGCTCGAGGGTGGCGCCACCTGGTGCGCCGGGACCACCGCAAGATTCTCGTCGTCGACGGAGAGGTGGCCTTCACCGGCGGGGTGAACATCTCCGCGCACTGGGCACCGGAGGGGCAGGGCGCGGGCTGGCGCGACGACGTGCTGCGCATCGAAGGCCCCGCCGTGCACGCGCTGGAGCGGCGCTTCCTGGCCACGTGGCGGATGATGTTCCAGGACCGCTTCCACCGTTTCGCGCGGGGCCTGCACCGGTGGCGAAAGCGCCCCATGGGCCGGGGACACGTGGGCGTGGCGGTGCTGTCCAGCCGCCGGGGCATCCACCGGGCCTATCTGCACGCCATCCAGCGCGCGCGGCACAGCGTGCTCATCGCCGCGGCGTACTTCGTTCCGGACCGGCGCCTGGTGGCCGTGCTGCGCGACGCGGCCCGGCGGGGCGTGGAGGTGCGTCTGCTCCTCAACGCCCGCAGCGACCACCCCCTGCTGGAGTTCATCTCCCGGACCTTCTACGAGAAGCTGCTGGGGGCGGGGGTGCGCATCTTCGAGTGGCAGCGGGGCGTGCTCCACGCGAAGACGGCGGTGGTGGACGGGGCCTGGGGGACGGTGGGCTCCTTCAACCTGGAGCGGCTGAGCCTGGCCTTCAACCACGAGGTCAACGCCGTCTTCGCCGACCCTCGCCTGGGACGGACGCTGGAGGCGTCGTTCCGCGAGGACTGCACGGGCTGCCGGGAGGTGACGCTCGCGGAGTTCCGCCGCCGGCCCCTGTGGCGCAAGCTGCTGGAGCGCGTCCTGCTCGCCCTGCGGGAACGGCTCTGA
- a CDS encoding PilW family protein, translating into MRTSRGMTLIEVMVALVLSAIIIAAASALVVAGSRIIHNTEHTADSHDASRLAGEAIMNMVRQAGAGAPGGIWTSRGGAPARINAIFGSDGASSTDDLWLVVPDRNYLGEPCVTPGAAASVVRPGTGVIRVNCTQSLKANSLHLVSNMTSAALLSTVVMTPQSPGTPGQVQYAESGVSGFSNAPEKGGYQVGDLVYPVRLVHFFIGPHPTSGRPSLMRADGRLLVDSMGRPFSDVDAATSPPMLVQENVENLQVAFGFDSTGEENPERYTWEHGLSPDFKPGLRAVRINVVATGRNQRRNTQSTAVLDDDKPIAVENFTPPAPVVADGLYRSLYTRRLELPNLAAANL; encoded by the coding sequence ATGAGAACCTCGCGCGGGATGACGTTGATTGAAGTGATGGTGGCCCTGGTCCTCTCCGCCATCATCATCGCGGCCGCCTCGGCGCTGGTGGTCGCCGGCAGCCGCATCATCCACAACACGGAGCACACCGCGGACAGCCATGACGCCTCCCGGCTCGCCGGCGAGGCCATCATGAACATGGTGCGGCAAGCGGGGGCGGGGGCGCCGGGCGGCATCTGGACCTCACGAGGAGGCGCGCCCGCGCGCATCAACGCCATCTTCGGGAGCGACGGCGCCTCCAGCACCGACGACCTGTGGCTGGTGGTGCCGGACCGCAACTACCTCGGCGAGCCGTGTGTCACGCCAGGCGCCGCCGCCTCCGTGGTGCGCCCTGGCACGGGGGTCATCCGCGTCAACTGCACGCAGAGCCTCAAGGCGAACTCACTCCACCTCGTCAGCAACATGACGAGCGCGGCCCTCCTCTCCACCGTCGTGATGACTCCGCAGAGCCCGGGGACTCCCGGCCAGGTGCAGTACGCCGAGTCTGGCGTCAGCGGCTTCTCCAACGCGCCGGAGAAGGGCGGCTACCAGGTGGGAGACCTCGTGTATCCCGTGCGGCTGGTGCACTTCTTCATCGGCCCACACCCCACGTCGGGACGTCCGTCGCTCATGCGCGCGGACGGACGGCTCCTGGTGGATTCGATGGGGCGTCCCTTCTCGGATGTGGACGCGGCGACCAGCCCTCCCATGCTCGTGCAGGAGAACGTGGAGAACCTGCAGGTGGCGTTCGGCTTCGACTCCACGGGCGAGGAGAACCCGGAGCGCTACACGTGGGAGCACGGGCTGTCTCCGGACTTCAAGCCAGGACTTCGCGCGGTGCGCATCAACGTGGTGGCCACCGGCCGCAACCAGCGCCGCAACACCCAGAGCACCGCCGTGCTGGATGACGACAAGCCCATCGCCGTGGAGAACTTCACGCCGCCCGCCCCCGTCGTCGCGGATGGTCTCTACCGCAGCCTCTACACCCGCCGTCTGGAGCTGCCCAACCTGGCGGCCGCCAACCTGTGA